TGTCGGCGCCGCCGCCGAACCACGCGCGCGCGGCGCGATAGCCGGCGATCGCCTGCTCGGTGTGCCCGAGCCGCTCGTGAATGCGCGCCGCTTCGTAGTGAGCGGCGGCGGCGATCGGCCCCGGCGCGTCGCGCGCGCCGCGGATCGCGACGTCCAGCTCGGCGAGCGCGCGCTCGTCGTCTTTTGCCGCGAGCAGCGCGCGGGCGTAGCGGTAGCGCGCGACCGGATCGGCGGGATGGAGCGTGAGGCTGCGAAGCAGCAGGGACTCCGCTCCGGCCACATCCGATTTCTCCAGACGGCGCCAGCCCTCGAGCGACAGCCGGTACGCTTCGGCGCGCCGCGCGTCGGGCGCGCGGCGCGTCCGATCCGACGCCCGGCGGCGGATCGCGTCCGGGTCGGGCGACGGCGCGCTCTGCACCGCCAGGCTGTAGGCGGCGAGCGCCGCGTCGCGGTGGCCGAGGCGGTCTTCCGCTTCGCCGAGCGCGAGGTAGGCGGCCGCGACCGCGCCTGAGGGACGCGGCGGCTTGTCCGCGAGGATCGGCCGCAGATGCTCGAGCGCCTGGTCGGTCTGGTGCATCGCCTCGAGCTGACGCGCGATGCCCAGCCGCGCCAGCGTCGCGGCGACCTCCGGTTCGTTCACCCGGCCGTCGCGCGCCGCGGCGAGCAGACCGCGCCAGGTCGCCAGGCTCGCGGTGATGTCGTGCTCGTAGCGATCCTGCACGTCCGCGAGCTGCGCGCGGAACAGCGGGTTGCCCGGATAGCGATCCGCCAGCGACTCGAGCAGCTCCGCGGCGAGGTCGGCGCGCTTTTCGTACCAGAGGTAGAGGACGTGCAGCTGATAATCCGCCTCCCCCTGGAGCAGCTTGCCCTGCGTTCGCGCCCGCCGCATCTGCGCCAGTCCCTCGGTCTTGTCGCCGCCGGGCAGGAGCAGCAGGAAGCGGAGGATCTTGGCCGCCGCGGGGGCGACGTCGGCGTAGTACTGATACAGCCCGATGCCGAAATACGCGTCGTCGAGCTGCGGATCGAGGGCGATCGCGCGCTCGAGCGCCTGTTTGATTCGCTTGCCGTCGCGCGCGGCGGCGACCTTCTCATCGCGCAGCACCCGCCACTGCACGCGGGCCGCGTAGGCGCCGCCGGCGTAGAAATGCGCTTCCGCGCTCGTCGGTTCGCGCTCGGTCCAGGCCTCGGTCGACTCGATCGCGCGTTCCACCTCGGCACTGAACTGGGCGTCCAGCGCGCGGCTGTGCGGGTCGAGCAGGATGCGCCACCAGGTGGCGGTGGCGGCGAGCACGTCGCACGCTTCCGCGGGCGCCGGGCCGCACGCGCGCTTCAACTCGCCGGCGACCTCGTCGAACCGCGCGTCGAGAATCGCGTCGTAGACGCGGACCAGTCCGGCCAGGCCTGTCAGCGGCGCCGCCGAGACCGGCCGTGCCGTCAGCACCCACCACGCCCCGAGCACCGCGCACCAGGCAGCCATGCCCCGGCGCCCGGCACTTCGCACCCGCACCGGCACCCGCACCGGTGCGAGCCTCATGTGACGCTGGTGCGAAGCTGCTGCTTTTCGGCGTGGCGCTGGAGCGCGAGCGCGATCAGCCGGTCGAGCAGCGCCGCGTAGTCGACCCCGGAGGCGGCCCACAGCTTGGCGAACATGCTGATCGTGGTGAAGCCGGGGATGGTGTTCACCTCGTTCAGGAACAGCCCGTTGTCGGCGCGCGACAGCAGGAAGTCCACGCGCGACATGCCCGCGCCGTCGATGGCCTTGAACGCTTCGATCGAGAGCCGCTGCACGCGGCGGGTGACATCCGGCGGCAGATCCGCGGGAATCACCGAGCGCGATCCCTCGTCCAGATACTTCGACTCGTAGTCGTAGAACTCGCGCGAGGGAATGATCTCACCGGGCACGGACGCTTCGGGATGGTCGTTCCCCAGCACGGCGCACTCGATCTCGCGCGCGTCGGGCACCGCGGCTTCGATGACGATCTTGCGGTCGAAGCTGCCCGCCAGCGTCATCGCGGCGTCCAGCTCCTGCGCGTCCTTC
The genomic region above belongs to Vicinamibacterales bacterium and contains:
- a CDS encoding tetratricopeptide repeat protein, giving the protein MAAWCAVLGAWWVLTARPVSAAPLTGLAGLVRVYDAILDARFDEVAGELKRACGPAPAEACDVLAATATWWRILLDPHSRALDAQFSAEVERAIESTEAWTEREPTSAEAHFYAGGAYAARVQWRVLRDEKVAAARDGKRIKQALERAIALDPQLDDAYFGIGLYQYYADVAPAAAKILRFLLLLPGGDKTEGLAQMRRARTQGKLLQGEADYQLHVLYLWYEKRADLAAELLESLADRYPGNPLFRAQLADVQDRYEHDITASLATWRGLLAAARDGRVNEPEVAATLARLGIARQLEAMHQTDQALEHLRPILADKPPRPSGAVAAAYLALGEAEDRLGHRDAALAAYSLAVQSAPSPDPDAIRRRASDRTRRAPDARRAEAYRLSLEGWRRLEKSDVAGAESLLLRSLTLHPADPVARYRYARALLAAKDDERALAELDVAIRGARDAPGPIAAAAHYEAARIHERLGHTEQAIAGYRAARAWFGGGADTRSAASRALNRLRAVK